A single genomic interval of Helianthus annuus cultivar XRQ/B chromosome 6, HanXRQr2.0-SUNRISE, whole genome shotgun sequence harbors:
- the LOC110889664 gene encoding WAT1-related protein At1g09380 gives MAEKMVSSLLPAFIMVLVQFEFAGMNIFSKLAMDTGMNPFIHVAYRQIFAFLFLAPIAFFVERGKRPPMTLKVLVQVFFCSMFGLTLNQITYFVGLKLSTPTIGCALSNLLPALTFVLAVVFKQEDAKLKTLGGLAKLIGTVAAVSGAMVLSMYHGPVIPIGESTIHLRMAKDGLNPAQGTIVGPILVIVSALTWAIWFVIQAKMGDAYPVPYSSSALMLAMSTVECSIFGMIIMPHKREWALYPPIRALASVYGGVVCSGIGVCMMSWSIQRRGALFVSVFSPLLLVIVAILSWAFLREKLYVGTVLGSVLIVIGLYAVLWGKSKELEAPKVETKEDIEMH, from the exons ATGGCAGAAAAAATGGTGTCATCTTTGTTACCTGCATTCATCATGGTGCTAGTGCAGTTTGAGTTTGCAGGTATGAACATTTTCTCCAAGCTCGCCATGGATACCGGCATGAATCCCTTCATCCATGTCGCCTATCGTCAGATCTTCGCTTTTCTCTTCCTTGCGCCTATAGCTTTTTTCGTTGAAAG AGGGAAAAGACCTCCGATGACGCTGAAGGTTCTTGTCCAAGTTTTCTTCTGCTCCATGTTCGG GTTAACGCTGAACCAAATCACATACTTTGTTGGTTTGAAACTCTCGACGCCAACCATTGGGTGTGCGCTATCGAATCTTCTGCCCGCACTCACCTTTGTTCTTGCTGTCGTATTCAA GCAAGAGGATGCAAAGTTGAAGACGTTGGGTGGACTAGCGAAGTTGATAGGAACAGTGGCTGCGGTTTCGGGTGCGATGGTCTTGTCCATGTACCATGGACCGGTTATACCCATTGGTGAATCAACCATTCATTTACGCATGGCAAAGGATGGGCTTAATCCTGCTCAAGGAACCATCGTCGGACCCATTCTAGTCATCGTTAGTGCTCTCACTTGGGCAATATGGTTTGTTATCCAA GCAAAAATGGGCGACGCATATCCTGTTCCGTATTCAAGCTCGGCTTTGATGTTGGCGATGTCGACTGTTGAGTGCTCAATATTTGGCATGATCATCATGCCACATAAACGCGAATGGGCGTTGTATCCACCCATCAGGGCCTTGGCATCTGTTTATGGG GGAGTGGTTTGTTCGGGGATCGGAGTTTGCATGATGTCCTGGAGTATCCAGAGAAGAGGAGCATTGTTTGTTTCAGTATTTAGCCCATTGTTGTTGGTCATTGTTGCAATACTCAGCTGGGCATTTCTACGTGAAAAGTTATATGTTGGAAC AGTGCTAGGATCAGTGCTGATTGTTATTGGATTGTACGCTGTGTTATGGGGAAAAAGCAAGGAACTGGAAGCCCCTAAAGTCGAGACAAAGGAAGATATCGAAATGCATTGA